One Paenibacillus sp. SYP-B4298 genomic window, TTATTACACGAAGCCAGTCTAATTACCAATAGAAAGGCAGCACAAGAAATATTGGTGACATTATTACCGAACGGTCATATTAATTTTGACATGATATCGGAGGGGTACCGAGAAGAGATAATTCGACAAATAGGTGAAGAAGCAGTTGCAAGGGAATTTTTTGATTCCTTTTTCTTTAGATTTGATTGTGCAGGACTCGAGGATTATGAAGAAGCGTTAAAGCGAAGATTTTATAAAATTGGTGGTTCGGATCACGGATGGTTAAACTTAAAGGATGAATTGTACTTCTGGGTGAGAAACAAAAATATTCCAGAACCAAACGGCGAAATAACTTTGTCTCAAGTACGAGCGGCAGCAAGATGGTATCAATTACAGTCCTTGCCACAACAATTTGAGATTCCGGAAGATTATGTATTGCCTTCGGAAGAATTTCATACAGATTTTATAAGTGAAATTACTGCGAGTTCTGAGGGGTGTTATGTACTTACTGCCAGTCCTGGTATGGGTAAAAGTACGTATTTAAGCTATTTGTATGATTCTTTAGAATCAGACGGTTATCCAGTTATAAGGCATCATTATTTTTTGTCAACGACGGATCGAACTGTGGGACGTTTAGATTCACTCAAAGTAGCAGAATCCTTAATGAATGATATTTTAACTAAATATCCACTTTCATTACAAGGACTTGAAACTAATAATCCTAATCCGAAGCACTTTTCTGAGTGGATTAATTCCGCCGCTAAATATTATTCAGATAAAAGTAAGGCGTTAATAGTTATCATTGACGGCCTCGATCATGTATGGAGAGATCAGGGGACAGCTGATGAATTAAACAAGCTGTTTGAAAACTTAATTCCGATTCCACATGGAATTATTATTATTTTGGGTACACAGCCTGTAGATGAAACTATGCTACCAACTAGGCTAACCACAACTGTTCCGAGGGATAGATGGTTAGAAATCCCTTTGTTAGATATAACAGCAGTCATTGAGTGGCTTCAAAAACAAGAGATTAGTGACGAACTCTTTGATTCCGATGACGATCGTATAAATGAATACAGATTAAATCAACTCGCCTCTGCATTTCATGAGAAAACAACAGGTAATCCTCTTCATTTGAGATATTCACTAAAGTCCTTGTTAGAACAAAATAAACAAATCAACACAGAAAATATTAGTTCTCTACCTGAGTGTTCACATGAAGGGATTATTGGTTATTATAGAACATTGTGGCAAAGATTAAGTGAACAGAGTCGAAGTATACTCCATCTTTTTGCAGCATGTCCCTTTTTATGGCCAGATCAAGGGATTATAGATTGTCTTGATCCTCAAATGCAGAGAATTGCTGAGGTTAGAGAGGGCCTTAGGATGATCAGGCATCTGTTAATATTCGATACTTTAGGGATGAGGCCTTATCATAGCAGCTTAATAGTATTTGTCCAAGGTCAGGAAGGATTTGAAGATTATTCGATTAGGCTAAAACGCATGGCACTTGATTGGCTACAAGAATCTGCGCCGGAATACTTGCGTTGGGCTTATACTTGGAGATTAGAAGCAGATTTAGGCAATGTGGAAAGCTTAATAAATGGTCCCGATAGAAAATGGGTTGTTGATTCTATAAGAAAGAAACGCCCGACCAAAGAAATATCGACTATTTTAGGAATGAGTGCATGGTATGCAATTCTTCAGGGGGATTTATCAAAGTTTATAGAATTAGGTTTATTACGTGATTATCATCATGCCATTCAAGATGAACGTCCTGAAACTTTTCACTCAGTCACAAGAACGCAACTGTTATTACAAGAAGATTCCTATTTAAGTCCGCTGCTAATACAAAATATCTCCGGCTTAAGCGAAACAGAAATTGAGGCTTTAGCTGAGGTTGAGTACATCAAAGGTAATATTAATGCAGTTGAAATATGTTTTAACGAGTTAAACAATCGCCTTGCTAAAAAGCAGGATTCTTCGTCTTGGAATCGAGTAGCTAAGGTGAGCCTAAAATTGGCGGCGCTAAATGATATAGAACCAAAAAAAGTATTAAAGTTTTGTGTGGAAACAAATTCTGAAGAGTTGATACCCGATTATGCGGAAGCATTAAGTGGTTTTAAGCTATTAAGTCCTCTCCGAGAACTGGTGGTGAAAATAAAAGATCATTCATCTATAAAAGAGATTGATCAAGTTTTACGATGCTTGTCTCTACTGGCAATCGAGGATGAAATAAATATAGGGCATATTCAACAGGATTTTAATCAAAACGCATACATTGCAATATATTCTGTCCTCAAAGATGGGATTATTGATTATACGGTAAAATTCCCAGAAACATCAATATTAAAATTAAAGGAATACGAATTATATCGGTATGAAAACGAATTAGTCTGGTTTTTTCAAACAACATTTTTCTGCTTGCTCGCAAATCATCTGATGAATAAGAGTGAAAGTAATATTGCTTGGATGAGAAGTAATGTAAGTATAAATACTTGGCCGAAACAACTGCTTAGTATTTTCAATGATATTGCAAAGGATTTGGCTGTGGAATTAATTAAGAAAGATCCTCCTGTGTTTGGTTGGTTTTATGAAAGGATGTCTGATTTAGATTTACCGAATTGGCCGGAAGATAGGGATGTTTATGAATTTGGTAAGTACGCCAAAAAAGCAATAGATTTTATCGGTCTGGATTTGCAGAGAATATTTATGTCAATAAAACCACAGCAGTATATATCAATTGATGACTTTAATTTTGCCATAACTTCTGGTTATTTTTATGTGTGGAATTGGATTCCTGCGTATCTTAAAAACAATAGAGATATAGTTAGCCCAGAAGCCGCTCAATGGTTGATTAATAGAGAACAAGGAAATCTAAATTCTTCAATTGATACGTTCTCTGAGAGGGCAGACTGCTATGCAAAGTTGTCCAATCTCGCTAGTTTCCATAAGCTTCGTGATAAAACAATTCCCTTATTAGATTTATGCTGTGAGAATCTTTACGCTCATGGCGATCACAAGGATATGTTGTTATTTGGGGCATTAGAATTAATTCAGCTTTGTCACAAGCATAATATAGGTGAAGTTCGAAAGTGGTTAGAGAGCCTTATCATTCCAATAATTCAGATTAGTGATTTTACGGATGGAGACGAGACACGACATTTACCAATAGAAATTGGAGAAGTTCTTTCCGAGGTTTGGCCTGAAGTACTTAAGGATTATTATTTAGAATTATGCAATCGAGAGAAGTATTACGAAGCAGAGCAGGCCTTTAGAAACTACATTAAAATAATGGAATATGATAATAAAATAAATGTTGCAATTGCTAAAACAGCTATAGATAGTGAGAGTTTGCAAATATTGAATCAACTAGCCAATGATGGTAATGAGAGAGCTGAAATAGTCTTGAGTTTTAACAAGCAATATAAAATAGCTGGGCATTCAAAAGAAGTGGTGAATACAAAAGCACCTGTAGTCGAAAAGCCTACGGTATCATTCCCCAA contains:
- a CDS encoding ATP-binding protein, which gives rise to MTEYTRSGARRSGDYLQDLVALENMIEMLEHPKRFYYIKVEADEAGYLDDVVALKTDGSYVVKQVKFSTHPEQDDEEYTWDKLLEEREGKRKLLPSLLKKWASSVLEIKQRGLLHEASLITNRKAAQEILVTLLPNGHINFDMISEGYREEIIRQIGEEAVAREFFDSFFFRFDCAGLEDYEEALKRRFYKIGGSDHGWLNLKDELYFWVRNKNIPEPNGEITLSQVRAAARWYQLQSLPQQFEIPEDYVLPSEEFHTDFISEITASSEGCYVLTASPGMGKSTYLSYLYDSLESDGYPVIRHHYFLSTTDRTVGRLDSLKVAESLMNDILTKYPLSLQGLETNNPNPKHFSEWINSAAKYYSDKSKALIVIIDGLDHVWRDQGTADELNKLFENLIPIPHGIIIILGTQPVDETMLPTRLTTTVPRDRWLEIPLLDITAVIEWLQKQEISDELFDSDDDRINEYRLNQLASAFHEKTTGNPLHLRYSLKSLLEQNKQINTENISSLPECSHEGIIGYYRTLWQRLSEQSRSILHLFAACPFLWPDQGIIDCLDPQMQRIAEVREGLRMIRHLLIFDTLGMRPYHSSLIVFVQGQEGFEDYSIRLKRMALDWLQESAPEYLRWAYTWRLEADLGNVESLINGPDRKWVVDSIRKKRPTKEISTILGMSAWYAILQGDLSKFIELGLLRDYHHAIQDERPETFHSVTRTQLLLQEDSYLSPLLIQNISGLSETEIEALAEVEYIKGNINAVEICFNELNNRLAKKQDSSSWNRVAKVSLKLAALNDIEPKKVLKFCVETNSEELIPDYAEALSGFKLLSPLRELVVKIKDHSSIKEIDQVLRCLSLLAIEDEINIGHIQQDFNQNAYIAIYSVLKDGIIDYTVKFPETSILKLKEYELYRYENELVWFFQTTFFCLLANHLMNKSESNIAWMRSNVSINTWPKQLLSIFNDIAKDLAVELIKKDPPVFGWFYERMSDLDLPNWPEDRDVYEFGKYAKKAIDFIGLDLQRIFMSIKPQQYISIDDFNFAITSGYFYVWNWIPAYLKNNRDIVSPEAAQWLINREQGNLNSSIDTFSERADCYAKLSNLASFHKLRDKTIPLLDLCCENLYAHGDHKDMLLFGALELIQLCHKHNIGEVRKWLESLIIPIIQISDFTDGDETRHLPIEIGEVLSEVWPEVLKDYYLELCNREKYYEAEQAFRNYIKIMEYDNKINVAIAKTAIDSESLQILNQLANDGNERAEIVLSFNKQYKIAGHSKEVVNTKAPVVEKPTVSFPNPEKYPPSDFGMYLHTVREYSSYKEGAIVHWFNYWLSKNADDAYSIIKEEFERGRRLVDYDTLFNLIRSHFGSAEAYQWLVEAHKEGYGWFRYVSSRSNEEIRWAYIVRFYPQRWLEFIIDTFKERGSEPWRKVGTRNTFVRLTQYCVVTGHQDIAEIVAHKTMDTIKSFLSPLNFPRVEWRSDLD